Proteins from a genomic interval of Burkholderia cepacia GG4:
- a CDS encoding zinc ribbon domain-containing protein: MSFLKRILGGHASGHGGGHGDGGHGGEHHGAPRRDDHGGHDARGRDRHGWGWQPSSDGHGGKGGNVPVRQIACAGCGALNGTDARFCAQCGTAQRGRACSRCHAALAADARFCPGCGTQAG, from the coding sequence ATGAGCTTTCTGAAACGGATCCTGGGCGGCCACGCTAGTGGCCACGGCGGTGGGCATGGCGATGGCGGCCATGGTGGCGAGCATCACGGCGCGCCGCGCCGCGACGATCACGGCGGCCATGATGCGCGCGGCCGCGATCGTCACGGGTGGGGCTGGCAGCCGTCGTCCGACGGCCATGGCGGCAAGGGCGGCAACGTGCCGGTGCGCCAGATCGCCTGCGCGGGTTGCGGCGCGCTCAACGGGACGGATGCGCGATTCTGCGCGCAGTGCGGCACAGCACAGCGCGGCAGGGCCTGCAGCCGCTGCCACGCGGCGCTGGCCGCCGACGCCCGGTTCTGCCCGGGCTGCGGGACGCAAGCCGGCTAA
- a CDS encoding AraC family transcriptional regulator: protein MTVETKAETPAWVRYAARVARVHDYIRAHLDDTLDLNRLADIACLSPYHWQRVYRALYGESIVLTVRRMRIVRASEDLVCTALPLDAIARRAGYGSTHAFARAFRDAYGVPPAQHRRAGVHRPIYPLQRGEEDMFKHEVEIRQQPELRGYAVAHTGAYLKVGDAFGRIGAWAGQHGMIGPGAKMIGIFHDDPDTTPEAQLRAKACFVPATGAPDVEPAPPVERTTIAGGDYAVLLHTGPYADLKTAYQWLYGDWLRHSGREAADAPPFELYLNTPMDAAPADLRTEIHLPLR from the coding sequence CGTGCACGACTATATCCGCGCGCACCTCGACGACACGCTCGACCTGAACCGGCTCGCCGACATCGCGTGCCTGTCGCCGTATCACTGGCAGCGCGTCTATCGCGCGCTGTACGGCGAGTCGATCGTGCTGACGGTGCGGCGGATGCGAATCGTGCGAGCGTCCGAGGATCTCGTCTGCACGGCGCTGCCGCTCGACGCGATCGCGCGGCGCGCCGGTTACGGCTCGACGCACGCGTTCGCCCGCGCATTTCGCGATGCTTACGGCGTGCCGCCCGCACAGCACCGGCGCGCCGGGGTCCATCGGCCGATCTATCCATTACAGCGAGGAGAGGAAGACATGTTCAAGCATGAAGTCGAAATCCGGCAGCAACCGGAACTGCGCGGTTATGCGGTCGCGCATACGGGCGCGTACCTGAAGGTCGGCGACGCGTTCGGGCGGATCGGCGCGTGGGCCGGGCAGCACGGAATGATCGGCCCCGGCGCGAAGATGATCGGGATCTTCCATGACGATCCGGATACGACGCCGGAAGCGCAGCTGCGCGCGAAAGCGTGCTTCGTGCCGGCCACCGGCGCGCCGGACGTCGAGCCGGCGCCGCCGGTCGAGCGCACGACGATCGCGGGCGGCGACTACGCGGTGCTGCTGCATACGGGACCGTATGCGGACCTGAAGACGGCCTACCAGTGGCTGTACGGCGACTGGCTGCGTCACTCGGGCCGCGAAGCCGCCGATGCGCCGCCGTTCGAGCTGTACCTGAATACGCCGATGGATGCGGCGCCGGCCGACCTGCGCACGGAGATCCATTTGCCGCTGCGTTGA